A region of the Desulfobacter postgatei 2ac9 genome:
ACCTCGCTCATACGCCTGATGGTAGGGCTTTGCGCCTTTGAAGCCCGGCAGGAATGAGTGGTGAATATTGATCAGCCGCCCGGCATATCTCTCGCACATATTTTCGGAAAGGATCTGCATATAGCGGGCAAGCACAATGAGCTCTGCATCCGTTTTCTCGATAATCCTGAAATGCTGCTCATCAACGGCGTCTTTATCCCCCCCCTGCGTGGGGACATAATAAAACTTAAGCCCGAAGTACTCGGAAAGCGCACGGTTTACCTCATGATTTGAGACTATGCCAACGATTTCAATGTTAAGGTGCTTTGTCCTCCAGCGATAGATAATATCGTTCAGACAATGGTCATCCTTCGACACCAGAACAAGCGTCTTGACGGGCTCATCCATTTCTCTCATATACCAGTTCATGCCGAATTCCTTGGCCACAGCCTCAAACATGGCTCTAAACTTTTCCTGCGCCCCTTCAGTTACGGCAGAAAACATAACGCGCATAAAAAACTGGTTGGAATATGGATCGTAAAATTGTGAAGATTCTTCAATATTACAGTTTGAATCACACAAAGCGTTGGCAACCGCCGCAACAATTCCCGGACGGTCATTGCAATTCAGGCAAAGTATGTACAAGAAAATCCACCCTCCTCTTTTCTGTTCAAAAATATTTGGTCGAAGTCTTTATAGTAGACACTTCTCCTGACGACAAGAGCAAATATTTTTGAACCCCCATTGATTTCGGCATTAGCAATTGTTACTTGTTCACAAATACCAAAAAGGCCACAGGCATTTTTGGTATTTACTCCAATGAAAGTCTAAATAGGGCGTAATTCAAATACGCATTGGGATATCAAATCAAAAGAATACCGACCCACAAAAAATAGCAACGCTGAAAGATTGGAAATCTGAAAATTGAAAGCTGTTAAAATCCCCTATGACCAGTTGAGCCCAGGAGCTTTGCATGGTGTCCTTGAAGAGTTTGTAACCCGAGACGGCACGGATTATGGTGAGGTTGAGATCCCGGTAGAAACAAAAAT
Encoded here:
- the purU gene encoding formyltetrahydrofolate deformylase, with the protein product MYILCLNCNDRPGIVAAVANALCDSNCNIEESSQFYDPYSNQFFMRVMFSAVTEGAQEKFRAMFEAVAKEFGMNWYMREMDEPVKTLVLVSKDDHCLNDIIYRWRTKHLNIEIVGIVSNHEVNRALSEYFGLKFYYVPTQGGDKDAVDEQHFRIIEKTDAELIVLARYMQILSENMCERYAGRLINIHHSFLPGFKGAKPYHQAYERGVKLIGATAHFVTRNLDEGPIIEQDVMRIDHRDCPKKLQIRGQDTEARVLARAIEMYAERRIFLHGNRTVIL
- a CDS encoding YheU family protein produces the protein MKAVKIPYDQLSPGALHGVLEEFVTRDGTDYGEVEIPVETKIAQVLAQFRSGKAVIVFDQETESCTILRIDDPLVKTLG